The Verrucomicrobium spinosum DSM 4136 = JCM 18804 genome includes a region encoding these proteins:
- the pheT gene encoding phenylalanine--tRNA ligase subunit beta: protein MKVSLSWLKTHLDLSGNTVDSMRDLLTFAGIEVEDIEVRGVDSDKIVVAQVLESLQHPNADRLSVCQVDDGSGTPRQIVCGAKNYKVGDKVPLALPGAILPGGLEIKAGKLRDVVSNGMMCSGRELGIGDDHAGLMILDPALKVGTPFTEVVPPDVVFDLEITPNRPDLLSHTGLARELAALTKKGLEPKPPVPQATVKEATPDQVRLDTTERCPLYSARIIKGVKVGPSPEWLQRRLQSVGLRPINNVVDITNFVLLEVGQPLHAFDLDKLNGGIIVRQAMEGEKIVALDAATYELTTDDLVIADTSAPVAIAGVMGGEASSVTETTTDLLLESAYFTPSFIRRTARRLGISSDSSYRFERGVDPQGPLAGSDLAVKLILDIAGGTAEAEVLVAGTAPQLTQDVTFDETRARNLIGIPDLSREEMHGVLTGLGLAKKSETDTTSLWHIPSYRGDLQRSVDLVEEVARVIGLDRVPSRTAAAFSPSLAPDRTYDFTMTLRQALVNRDVFEAQTLRLISGSQLTDVLGPALTPDKAVGVKNPLSEDHTTLRPSLVPGLIATAALNIRQSLQRLRFFEIGRVFLKNPNGSTREEERLALLLSGPSLPPSWHTKESPALEFTDLRGLLEALPGLAGLGLELVPKPLPGWLLSAEVKRGSKTLGWVAQLHPSRARELDARSPVFVAELAISALQQGAQGVAKFSDLPRFPSITRDVALEVPADLATAKVAAFFSTLKEPLFAGASLFDVFTDTTGQKLASDKKSVAWCLTYRASDRTLAAKEVDEAHARVLKTLVGTLPATIR from the coding sequence ATGAAAGTCTCCCTCTCCTGGCTTAAAACGCACCTCGACCTCTCCGGCAACACCGTGGACAGCATGCGTGACCTCCTCACGTTTGCGGGCATTGAGGTGGAGGACATTGAGGTTCGGGGTGTTGACTCCGACAAGATCGTGGTCGCGCAGGTCCTTGAGTCCCTCCAGCATCCCAATGCGGACCGCCTGAGTGTCTGCCAGGTGGATGACGGCAGCGGCACGCCGCGCCAGATTGTCTGCGGGGCGAAGAACTACAAGGTGGGCGACAAGGTCCCGCTGGCACTGCCGGGAGCCATTCTCCCCGGCGGACTGGAGATCAAGGCGGGCAAGCTCCGCGATGTGGTCTCCAATGGCATGATGTGCAGCGGTCGCGAGCTTGGCATCGGCGATGACCACGCCGGCCTCATGATCCTGGATCCTGCTTTGAAGGTGGGCACGCCCTTCACGGAAGTGGTGCCGCCAGATGTGGTGTTCGATCTGGAAATCACCCCCAACCGCCCTGATCTGCTGAGCCACACTGGTCTGGCCCGCGAACTGGCCGCCTTGACCAAGAAAGGTCTCGAACCCAAGCCCCCCGTCCCGCAGGCAACAGTGAAGGAGGCGACACCCGATCAGGTGCGTCTGGACACGACCGAGCGCTGCCCTCTCTACAGCGCCCGCATCATCAAGGGCGTGAAGGTGGGCCCGAGCCCCGAGTGGCTCCAGCGCCGTCTTCAGAGCGTAGGTCTGCGCCCCATCAACAACGTGGTGGACATCACGAACTTCGTCCTGCTCGAGGTGGGCCAGCCGCTGCACGCGTTCGATCTCGACAAGCTGAACGGCGGGATCATCGTCCGCCAGGCGATGGAGGGTGAGAAGATCGTGGCTCTCGATGCGGCCACCTATGAGCTCACCACCGACGACCTCGTCATCGCAGATACGAGTGCCCCGGTGGCCATCGCCGGAGTCATGGGTGGCGAAGCCTCCAGCGTCACGGAGACAACCACCGATCTCCTGCTGGAGTCAGCCTACTTCACCCCCAGCTTCATTCGACGCACCGCCCGGCGTCTGGGCATCAGTTCTGACTCCAGCTACCGCTTTGAGCGTGGCGTGGACCCGCAGGGTCCCCTGGCTGGATCAGACCTGGCAGTGAAACTCATCCTCGACATTGCCGGCGGCACGGCTGAGGCCGAGGTCCTCGTGGCGGGCACCGCCCCCCAGCTCACCCAGGACGTCACCTTTGACGAAACCCGCGCCCGCAATCTCATCGGCATCCCCGACCTGAGCCGTGAAGAGATGCACGGCGTGCTCACCGGTCTGGGCCTGGCGAAGAAGAGTGAGACGGATACCACCTCCCTCTGGCACATCCCCTCCTACCGTGGGGATCTCCAGCGCTCCGTGGACTTGGTCGAGGAAGTCGCTCGCGTGATCGGTCTGGACCGTGTGCCCAGCCGCACCGCCGCCGCCTTCTCCCCGAGCCTCGCCCCCGACCGTACCTATGACTTCACCATGACCCTGCGCCAGGCCTTGGTGAACCGGGACGTCTTTGAGGCCCAGACCCTGCGCCTCATCTCCGGCTCCCAGCTCACCGACGTCCTCGGGCCTGCCCTGACGCCGGACAAAGCCGTGGGAGTGAAGAATCCCCTCAGCGAAGATCACACCACCCTGCGCCCCAGCCTTGTCCCCGGACTGATCGCCACCGCCGCCCTCAACATCCGGCAGAGCCTTCAGCGCCTGCGCTTCTTCGAGATCGGTCGCGTCTTCTTGAAAAATCCCAATGGCAGCACTCGTGAGGAAGAACGCCTCGCCCTGCTCCTGAGCGGCCCTTCTCTGCCGCCCAGTTGGCACACCAAAGAAAGCCCCGCGCTGGAATTCACAGACCTCCGCGGCCTTCTGGAAGCGCTGCCCGGTCTGGCTGGCCTGGGCCTGGAGTTGGTGCCCAAGCCCCTCCCCGGCTGGCTCCTGAGCGCCGAGGTGAAACGCGGCAGCAAGACGCTCGGCTGGGTGGCCCAGCTCCATCCCTCCCGCGCTCGCGAGCTGGATGCCCGCAGCCCCGTCTTCGTCGCAGAGCTCGCCATCAGCGCCCTCCAACAAGGTGCCCAAGGCGTGGCCAAGTTCAGTGATCTGCCCCGCTTCCCCAGCATAACACGCGACGTCGCGCTCGAGGTGCCTGCCGATCTGGCGACCGCCAAAGTGGCCGCATTTTTCAGCACGCTCAAGGAGCCCTTGTTCGCTGGAGCCTCGCTCTTCGACGTGTTCACAGACACCACGGGACAAAAGCTCGCCAGTGACAAAAAGTCCGTGGCGTGGTGCTTGACGTATCGTGCGTCCGACCGCACGTTGGCGGCGAAAGAAGTGGATGAAGCGCACGCCCGTGTGCTGAAAACGCTGGTTGGCACGCTCCCCGCTACCATCCGGTAA
- a CDS encoding GxxExxY protein, which yields MSRDYDLAGEVIGCAMRVHRTLGPGFLEIIYRNALCVELKEAGIKYVTEEPIKVRYRGIEVGSYFADVFVEGKLIIELKAIEKLSAAHEVQVVNYLSATGIDDGLLLNFGSRSLEFKKKARINPRA from the coding sequence ATGAGTCGGGACTACGATCTTGCCGGAGAGGTGATTGGATGCGCCATGCGGGTACACCGCACGCTCGGCCCTGGGTTCTTGGAGATTATCTATCGCAATGCCCTTTGCGTGGAGCTCAAAGAAGCCGGGATCAAGTACGTGACCGAAGAGCCCATCAAGGTCCGCTACCGCGGCATCGAAGTCGGCAGCTACTTCGCGGACGTCTTTGTCGAGGGCAAACTCATCATCGAGCTAAAAGCCATCGAGAAGTTGAGTGCTGCCCACGAAGTCCAAGTCGTGAACTACCTCTCAGCCACCGGCATTGACGATGGATTGCTGCTGAACTTCGGCTCCCGTTCGCTCGAGTTTAAGAAGAAGGCCCGCATCAACCCCAGAGCCTGA
- the pheS gene encoding phenylalanine--tRNA ligase subunit alpha, whose translation MLSELDTIQLEGLTLLASVGDETALEALRVNFLGKKGRLTAVASQMRDVPPDQKAAVGAKLNEVRTALTAGIEQKLLSLQAEKDAASVQGIDITLPGRPSPSATLHPLSRIRDRAIQTLRRMGFAVADGPEIETEWHCFDALNTPADHPARNEKDTFYLPDGRLLRTHTSSVQIRTMESVKALPVRIIAPGAAYRRDEIDATHLSVFNQLEGLYVDKNVSLADLKGTLEVFFQEIFGPQTQVRFRPHFFPFTEPSFEIDIKLEVKGQEARWIEIAGCGMVDPAVFQAVSQMRGDNLFNPEEVTGFAFGMGLDRLAMILHGITDIRHLIENDVRFLSQF comes from the coding sequence ATGCTCTCAGAACTCGACACCATCCAGCTCGAAGGTCTCACCCTGCTGGCCTCCGTGGGCGATGAAACCGCTCTCGAAGCCCTGCGAGTGAACTTCCTGGGCAAAAAAGGCCGCCTCACCGCAGTCGCCTCCCAGATGCGGGACGTCCCTCCCGACCAGAAAGCCGCCGTCGGTGCCAAACTCAACGAAGTCCGCACCGCCCTGACGGCTGGCATCGAGCAAAAACTCCTCTCCCTTCAGGCCGAAAAAGACGCGGCTTCCGTTCAGGGGATCGATATCACGCTTCCTGGCCGCCCCTCACCCAGCGCCACGCTCCACCCGCTGTCCCGCATTCGTGACCGCGCCATCCAGACCCTCCGCCGCATGGGCTTCGCCGTCGCAGACGGCCCGGAGATTGAAACGGAGTGGCACTGCTTCGACGCTCTGAACACGCCGGCCGACCACCCGGCCCGCAATGAGAAGGACACCTTCTATCTTCCGGACGGCCGTCTGCTGCGCACGCACACCTCCTCCGTGCAGATCCGCACCATGGAGTCCGTGAAGGCCCTCCCCGTGCGCATCATCGCTCCCGGTGCCGCCTACCGCCGCGATGAGATCGATGCCACCCACCTCAGCGTCTTCAATCAGCTCGAAGGCCTGTACGTGGACAAGAATGTCAGCCTCGCCGACCTCAAAGGCACCCTGGAAGTCTTCTTCCAGGAGATCTTTGGCCCCCAGACCCAGGTCCGTTTCCGCCCTCACTTCTTCCCTTTCACCGAGCCCAGCTTTGAGATCGACATCAAGCTCGAGGTGAAAGGCCAGGAGGCCCGTTGGATCGAGATCGCAGGCTGCGGCATGGTGGACCCCGCCGTCTTCCAGGCGGTGTCCCAGATGCGCGGTGACAACCTCTTCAATCCCGAGGAAGTCACCGGCTTCGCCTTCGGCATGGGCCTCGACCGCCTCGCGATGATCCTGCACGGCATCACCGACATCCGCCATCTCATTGAGAACGACGTCCGGTTCTTGTCCCAATTCTAA
- the rplT gene encoding 50S ribosomal protein L20 codes for MPRATNAPASRARRKRTLQKAKGFRGFRSKLFRYAKDAVRKAMTYAYRDRKVRKREFRKLWIQRINAATRAQGLSYSRFTEGLKAAGIELDRKVLSDIAIKDAAAFNAIIQQAKTALEKKAAA; via the coding sequence ATGCCAAGAGCCACCAACGCACCCGCCAGTCGCGCCCGCCGCAAGCGTACCCTTCAGAAAGCCAAGGGTTTCCGCGGTTTCCGTTCGAAATTGTTCCGTTACGCCAAGGACGCTGTCCGCAAGGCGATGACCTACGCCTACCGTGACCGCAAGGTCCGCAAGCGTGAGTTCCGCAAGCTGTGGATCCAGCGTATCAACGCCGCCACTCGCGCCCAGGGCCTGAGCTACAGCCGATTTACCGAGGGCTTGAAGGCCGCGGGCATCGAGCTTGACCGCAAGGTCCTCTCCGATATCGCCATCAAGGACGCCGCTGCTTTCAACGCCATCATCCAGCAAGCCAAAACAGCCCTGGAGAAGAAGGCCGCTGCCTAA
- the rpmI gene encoding 50S ribosomal protein L35 → MSKNAGIAKTRKAVSKRFKITGTGKVLRRRQGKRHLLQNKSRKRKRSLGKTVLVDHTDAAAVKANMPWS, encoded by the coding sequence ATGTCCAAAAACGCAGGCATCGCCAAAACGCGGAAAGCAGTTTCCAAGCGGTTCAAAATCACCGGAACGGGCAAAGTGCTCCGTCGCCGGCAGGGCAAGCGTCACTTGCTCCAGAACAAGAGCCGCAAACGGAAACGCTCCCTCGGTAAGACCGTCCTCGTGGACCACACGGACGCCGCAGCAGTCAAGGCCAACATGCCTTGGTCCTGA
- a CDS encoding ATP-binding response regulator, with translation MSALAVETPRSRVCAAPDTGADPLKTAHLANSFLRTALDQASEGIMIVEANLSHRLGPRILLHNTRMAAMVGAEPESGLRERFVTQLVASQAEADDLMQTLRGAVKQGGASQWEGSLKTLYGGGAQRCVWRIRAVQDEHGSVYNYTLTVAPALAAPAASPAGGPGVVEVDDSRRLRNDNLATLSLGVFHDLNNLLGIMMTNLSEAARLSPGGVPAVGHHVDEALAASQQARAFIQQTMKMAKDIPASREPVDMADLIRETARVAQSGSGVTLHMHLPKDLWWSVVDGAKITQVLQNLIINAIQAMNNHGYMDVLARNVVVPQGHHQLQPGPYVELLVRDRGCGMDPDVARRVFQESFTTKPDGNGIGLTTCRRIILEHAGHIVASSMKNVGTEITFWLPATQPRAKQAATAPSKPASRGLQSGVGTVLVVDDENRLRQVILAVLKQCGYKVYEAESGEQAVSTYRSLLLEGEQVDIVIMDLTLKGGLNGEESMKAIKALDPAARVIASSGGMVEETRESYICQGFDDILPKPYLAPDVAAVVHRVLHQGKSASKGNMVAA, from the coding sequence ATGTCCGCCCTCGCCGTCGAAACTCCCCGCTCGCGCGTCTGCGCAGCTCCCGACACGGGCGCAGATCCGCTGAAGACGGCCCATCTGGCCAACTCCTTTTTGCGTACCGCGCTCGATCAAGCGAGCGAGGGCATCATGATTGTGGAGGCCAACCTCTCCCACCGTCTGGGTCCCCGTATTCTGCTCCACAACACCCGTATGGCTGCCATGGTAGGAGCCGAACCCGAGAGCGGGCTGCGGGAGCGCTTCGTCACGCAACTGGTGGCCTCCCAGGCCGAGGCAGACGATCTCATGCAAACCCTGCGTGGAGCGGTGAAACAGGGTGGGGCTTCCCAGTGGGAAGGCAGCCTGAAGACGCTCTATGGTGGTGGTGCGCAGCGCTGTGTGTGGCGTATCCGCGCGGTGCAGGACGAGCACGGCAGCGTCTATAATTACACCCTCACGGTGGCACCCGCTCTCGCGGCTCCGGCGGCGAGTCCTGCTGGTGGACCAGGAGTAGTGGAGGTGGATGACAGTCGGCGCCTGCGCAATGACAACCTTGCGACGCTTTCCCTTGGGGTGTTCCACGATCTGAACAACCTGCTGGGCATCATGATGACCAATCTCTCCGAGGCGGCCCGGCTTTCCCCGGGTGGCGTCCCGGCCGTGGGGCATCACGTGGATGAGGCCTTGGCAGCCTCCCAGCAGGCGCGTGCCTTTATTCAGCAGACTATGAAGATGGCCAAGGACATTCCCGCCTCCCGTGAGCCGGTGGACATGGCTGATCTGATTCGCGAGACTGCCCGCGTCGCCCAGAGTGGCAGTGGCGTGACCCTGCACATGCATCTGCCCAAGGACCTTTGGTGGTCGGTCGTGGATGGCGCAAAGATCACCCAAGTCCTGCAGAACCTGATCATCAATGCGATCCAAGCTATGAACAATCATGGCTACATGGATGTGCTGGCCCGCAATGTGGTGGTGCCCCAGGGCCATCACCAGTTGCAGCCCGGGCCCTATGTCGAGCTGCTGGTGCGAGACCGCGGGTGCGGCATGGATCCTGACGTGGCCCGTCGCGTCTTCCAGGAATCCTTCACCACCAAGCCGGATGGCAACGGCATCGGCCTCACCACCTGCCGTCGCATCATTCTGGAGCACGCTGGCCACATTGTGGCTTCCTCGATGAAGAATGTCGGCACGGAAATCACCTTCTGGCTCCCAGCGACGCAGCCACGCGCCAAGCAGGCTGCCACTGCACCCTCCAAGCCCGCCTCACGTGGTCTGCAGTCGGGCGTGGGAACGGTCCTCGTGGTGGACGACGAAAATCGCCTGCGGCAGGTGATTCTGGCCGTGCTTAAACAGTGCGGATACAAGGTTTACGAAGCAGAGAGCGGTGAACAAGCTGTCTCCACCTACCGGAGCCTTCTTCTGGAAGGAGAGCAGGTGGACATCGTGATCATGGATCTGACGCTGAAAGGCGGACTCAATGGCGAGGAATCCATGAAGGCCATCAAGGCCCTCGATCCCGCAGCCCGCGTCATCGCCTCCAGTGGTGGCATGGTGGAGGAGACACGCGAAAGCTACATCTGCCAGGGCTTCGACGACATTCTCCCGAAGCCCTACCTCGCGCCCGATGTGGCTGCAGTGGTGCATCGTGTGCTGCATCAGGGCAAAAGCGCCTCAAAAGGCAACATGGTGGCTGCGTGA
- the plsY gene encoding glycerol-3-phosphate 1-O-acyltransferase PlsY, which produces MNIWVAAITAITLAYLSGSLPFGYWAGLMKGVDIRKHGSGNIGATNVIRVLGKKTGIPVFILDMLKGLLPTLFAQAWLSSLGASSTMVTTVAVLCAAASVIGHSFTFWLGFKGGKGVATSAGAFLGLAPWALLVAFLVWLVLFFTTRYVALASIGAAISLPISMYVIMLVGGGLNVGAYILLALGLVMGVLVVVRHRSNIKRMMAGTESRFNRKSKGKKGGVN; this is translated from the coding sequence ATGAATATCTGGGTTGCCGCCATCACTGCCATCACTCTGGCCTACTTGAGCGGTTCGCTGCCATTTGGCTATTGGGCGGGGTTGATGAAGGGGGTGGATATCCGCAAGCATGGGAGCGGCAATATTGGCGCGACCAATGTGATCCGCGTGCTGGGCAAGAAGACTGGCATTCCCGTTTTCATCCTTGATATGTTGAAGGGGTTGTTGCCGACACTGTTTGCGCAGGCATGGCTCAGCAGCCTTGGGGCTTCCAGCACCATGGTCACCACGGTGGCGGTGTTGTGTGCGGCGGCGTCGGTCATCGGGCACAGCTTCACCTTCTGGCTGGGTTTCAAGGGGGGGAAAGGCGTGGCCACCTCTGCGGGGGCTTTTCTCGGGCTGGCACCTTGGGCACTGTTGGTGGCGTTTCTAGTGTGGCTGGTTCTTTTCTTCACGACCCGCTATGTGGCGCTGGCCTCGATCGGGGCCGCCATCAGCCTGCCGATCTCCATGTATGTCATCATGCTGGTAGGGGGCGGGCTCAATGTAGGGGCCTACATCCTGCTTGCCCTCGGGCTGGTGATGGGCGTTCTAGTGGTGGTGCGGCACCGCTCCAACATCAAGCGGATGATGGCCGGGACTGAGAGCCGGTTCAATCGGAAGTCCAAGGGCAAAAAAGGGGGCGTGAATTAG
- a CDS encoding NAD(P)H-dependent glycerol-3-phosphate dehydrogenase, whose protein sequence is MGERIVKMERAIVMGAGSWGTALAAMLAQRGLRVQFWGRDEALMQEIASTRSNERYLPGLIIEGELEATHELNRLQPADLVLFVTPSKAMRTVAGALRDASVLGGDEVLVSCTKGIELATGRRMSQLLEEYFPQHHLAALSGPNHAEEVSRKMPSAAVVACADAVSGVALQSCFTLPWFRCYTSEDVPGVEWAGALKNAYAIAAGIAQGLNLGDNAIAALVTRGLAEMVRLGVASGGQVETFYGLSGVGDLVATCYSEHSRNHRVGKLLGQGMPLAEIVSSTRMVAEGVPNTESLWHAARAAEVRTPLLDEVYAVLYQNKSPKLALRELLGRDPRPEVD, encoded by the coding sequence ATGGGTGAGCGAATCGTGAAGATGGAGCGTGCGATTGTCATGGGTGCAGGCAGCTGGGGGACGGCCCTGGCGGCGATGCTGGCCCAGCGGGGGCTGCGAGTGCAGTTCTGGGGGAGGGATGAGGCTCTCATGCAGGAGATTGCCTCCACCCGGAGCAATGAGAGGTATCTGCCCGGTCTGATCATCGAAGGGGAGCTGGAAGCCACGCACGAACTCAACCGACTACAGCCGGCAGATCTCGTCTTGTTTGTCACCCCATCCAAGGCCATGCGCACCGTCGCGGGGGCATTGCGAGACGCTTCGGTGCTCGGCGGAGACGAGGTGCTGGTCTCCTGCACGAAGGGGATTGAGCTTGCCACGGGGCGGCGCATGTCGCAGCTCCTGGAGGAGTACTTCCCGCAGCACCATCTGGCGGCGCTCTCCGGGCCGAATCATGCGGAGGAGGTCTCGCGAAAGATGCCTTCGGCTGCCGTGGTGGCCTGTGCGGACGCTGTCTCTGGAGTAGCGCTCCAGAGCTGCTTCACCCTGCCGTGGTTTCGCTGCTATACCAGCGAAGATGTTCCGGGCGTGGAGTGGGCGGGTGCTTTGAAAAATGCTTACGCGATCGCGGCCGGGATTGCCCAGGGATTGAATCTTGGTGATAACGCCATTGCGGCGCTGGTGACGCGTGGGCTGGCTGAGATGGTGCGTCTCGGGGTAGCCTCGGGGGGGCAGGTGGAGACCTTTTACGGCTTGAGCGGCGTCGGGGATCTGGTGGCGACATGCTATTCAGAGCACAGCCGCAACCACCGGGTGGGCAAGTTGCTTGGCCAGGGCATGCCCCTGGCGGAGATCGTCTCCAGCACCCGCATGGTGGCAGAGGGCGTGCCGAACACTGAGAGTCTCTGGCATGCTGCCCGTGCGGCGGAGGTTCGCACTCCGCTGCTGGATGAGGTGTATGCGGTGCTCTACCAAAATAAATCTCCCAAGCTCGCACTACGGGAATTGCTTGGTCGGGATCCGCGTCCAGAAGTAGATTAA